A genomic window from Ascaphus truei isolate aAscTru1 chromosome 1, aAscTru1.hap1, whole genome shotgun sequence includes:
- the LOC142470381 gene encoding glutathione S-transferase Mu 4-like: protein MVILGYWDIRGLAHSIRLLLEYTGTLYEEKLYVTGDAPDYDQSQWLDEKEKLGLDFPNLPYLLDEDVELTQSNAILRYIARKHGLCGELEGEKLRVDLMENQVMDFRRDLVTIAYNPLFEALKGPYLEKLPVALKGFSRFLGDGAWIAGEKITFADFLMYDVLDQHRMLEPTCLQNFTNLQDFLTRIEALPPVAAYMKSPHFMKNPINNRKATWGNCK, encoded by the exons ATGGTAATACTGGGGTACTGGGACATCCGAGGG CTGGCTCACTCCATCCGTCTCCTGCTAGAATACACGGGGACCCTGTATGAGGAGAAACTATATGTGACTGGGGACG CCCCAGATTATGACCAGAGCCAGTGGCTGGACGAGAAGGAGAAGCTGGGACTGGACTTCCCCAAT ttgCCGTACCTATTGGACGAAGATGTGGAGCTGACACAGAGTAACGCCATCCTGCGTTACATTGCACGCAAACATGGACTGT GTGGGGAGTTGGAGGGGGAGAAGCTCCGTGTGGATCTGATGGAGAACCAAGTCATGGATTTTCGGCGGGACCTTGTCACGATTGCCTATAACCCCCTGTTT GAGGCCCTGAAGGGACCATACCTGGAGAAGTTGCCTGTCGCTCTAAAAGGATTTTCTCGCTTCCTTGGAGACGGAGCTTGGATTGCAGGAGAAaag ATCACCTTTGCTGACTTCCTGATGTACGATGTTTTGGATCAACACCGAATGCTGGAACCAACGTGTCTGCAAAACTTCACGAACCTACAGGATTTCCTTACCCGAATTGAG GCTTTGCCTCCTGTTGCTGCGTATATGAAGTCCCCTCACTTCATGAAGAACCCCATCAACAACCGTAAGGCAACGTGGGGCAACTGCAAATAA
- the LOC142470398 gene encoding glutathione S-transferase Mu 5-like — protein sequence MVILGYWDIRGLAHSIRLLLEYTGTLYEEKLYVTGDAPDYDQSQWLDEKEKLGLDFPNLPYLLDEDVELTQSNAILRYIARKHGLCGELEGEKLRVDLMENQVMDFRRDLVTIAYNPLFETLKGPYLEKLPLALTRFSRFLGDGAWIAGEKITFADFLMYDVLDQHRMLEPTCLQNFTNLQDFLTRIEALPPVAAYMKSPHFMKTPINNRMAAWGNCK from the exons ATGGTGATACTGGGGTACTGGGACATCCGAGGG CTGGCTCACTCCATCCGTCTCTTGCTAGAATACACGGGGACCCTGTATGAGGAGAAACTATATGTGACTGGTGATG CCCCAGATTATGACCAGAGCCAGTGGCTGGACGAGAAGGAGAAGCTGGGACTGGACTTCCCCAAT ttgCCGTACCTGTTGGACGAAGATGTGGAGCTGACACAGAGTAACGCCATCCTGCGCTACATTGCACGCAAACATGGACTGT GTGGAGAGTTGGAGGGGGAGAAGCTCCGTGTGGATCTGATGGAAAACCAGGTCATGGATTTTCGGCGGGACCTTGTCACGATTGCCTATAACCCCCTGTTT GAGACCCTGAAGGGACCATACCTGGAGAAATTGCCTCTCGCTCTAACAAGATTTTCTCGCTTCCTTGGAGACGGAGCATGGATTGCAGGAGAAaag ATCACCTTTGCTGACTTCCTGATGTACGATGTTTTGGATCAACACCGAATGCTGGAACCAACGTGTCTGCAAAACTTCACGAACCTACAGGATTTCCTGACCCGAATTGAG GCTTTGCCTCCTGTTGCTGCGTATATGAAGTCCCCTCACTTCATGAAGACCCCGATCAACAACCGTATGGCAGCATGGGGCAACTGCAAATAA